gccgacgagtgagtgccgcgtgccccagcccagatgggtcgagcgcgtgggcgagcacaaaggggggagagagcgaggcggccggagtccagcgtgagagaggtgggaatcccgcggccttcgtgttcgtcccgcgcccaggtcgggtgcgcttgcagtagggggttacaagcgtccacgcgggagagggaagcgagcggccccaagagagcgcctgtcccgtcctcgtccccgcgcggccaaccttctctaggagggccctggtccttccttttataggcgtaaggagaggatccaggtgtacaatgggggtgtagcagagtgctacgtgtctagcgggggagagctgacgccctaagtacatgccaatgtggcagccggagagatcttggcaccctgctggtgtgatgtcgtggccgtcggaggagcgacggtgcctggcggagggacagctgttggagcggtcgagtccttgctgacgtccacctgcttccgtaagagagctgggagccgccatcgtcacagagcgtgcggggcgccatcattgcctatctggcggagctggccagatgggacaccggtcttgttccctgcggcccgagtcagcttggggtagggtgatgatggcgcttcccgttgacgtggctggcctgcgccctaggctgggcgatgtggaggctcctccgaagccgaggtcgagtctgtcttccatggccgaggccgagtccgagcccctgggtcgggcgaggcggaggtcgtcggcagaggccagggcggagcgaagttcgtcgtcttctggggctgagcccgagtccgagccctgggtcgggcggagcagagttcgccgtcttccgggtcttagcccgagtccgagccctgggtcgggcggagcggagttcgccgtcttccgggacttagcccgagtccgagccctgggtcgggcggagcggagttcgccgtcttccgggtcttagcccgagtccgagccctgggtcgggcggagcggagttcgtcgtcttccgggacttagcccgagtccgagccctgggtcgggcggagcggagttcgtcgtcttccgggacttagcccgagtccgagccctgggtcgggcggagcggagcttcctatggtgccttcggcagggcctgactgcctgtcagtctcactctgtcgagtggcactgtagtcggagtggcgcaggcggcgctgtacttctgtcagaccggtcagtggagcggcgaagtgacgacggtcacttcggctctgccggagggcgcgcgtcaggataaagatgtcaggccacctttgcattaaatgctcctgcgacttggtcggtcggtgcggcgatttagtcagggttgcttcttagcgaaggcagggcctcgggcgagccggagatgtgtctgccgttggaggggggcctcgggcgagacggaaaccctctggaatcggctgcccttgtccgaggctaggctcgagcgaggcgtgatcgagtcgctcgaatggactgatccctgacttaatcgcacccatcaggcctttgcagctttatgctgatgggggttaacagctgagaattaggagtattgagggtacccctaattatggtccccgacactagttAACAATTCTTTTAACTAAATATATTATAGTTTTTTTATAACTATCAATTTGTAAAGTTTTTTCACAGCTCACAACTAAAATCAGATTTTTAGGTGGACCGAACAAACTAGTCTCCATGACGCTGGTACATTGGTCCCACGCTGACGCTAAGGCCGGCCCGGTGGCCGCATACGCAGAGACGTGGGCGCGTGGCGTGTCCCCACCAATCAGTGCCGGCCGCTGTCAGCAAGAAATCCGCCTGCCTGTTGGTTAATACAAGGAAGCCCAAACGAACGAGGGACGCCAAATCGCCGAGATGAACGAGGGGATTAGATAAAGCGGCCGGTCTTTAGCGGGGCCAGCAGACAGCGCCCTCCTCTCCtcgcttcgcttcgcgttgccgcCGCGAAGCGCTGGGAGTAGCGTGCTGCCACCTCTCACTCATCGCGGGCTCCGCCTCCTCGCGCGCGAGCGGGGTGGGAGTGGGGGGACGGCGACAAGTCGGTTAGGGTTGCGCGGCCACGTAACTGGGAGGTGAAAGGAGGCGAGGCAGCAGCCAGCATGGAGGGCTTCGCCGCGGCGGAGCTGGAGGCCGCGGAGCGGTTGGTCAAGCGGTGGGACTCCACGGCGTCGGCGGCTTCCTCGGCTGGTAGGGGCGGGGACAACCAGATGCTGTTCGACGGCGCCGCCGACCGCGCCGAGGCGGAGCGGTTCCTCCGGGCGGTGGACGACCTCCGCCGCCTGGCGCCGCCGTCGCCGGCCTCTGTCGGCAGCCCGCGCCGCGCCTCGTCCGCGGGCGGCGTCTGCACCGCAGTGGAGGTTGCCATGACTCGGCTCGAGGACGAGTTCCGCCACGTGCTGTCGGCGCGCGCGCTCGACCTCGAGATCGAGGCGCTCGCCGGCCTCAGCTCGCTTTCGATGGCCAGCGGCCGGAGTAACTCTGACGCCACAGAAGCGGCCGCTGGGGAGGAAGACGACGGCTCCGTGTCGTCCTCCGTCGGCAGGCGCAGCAGCTACCGCTCCCTGCAGAGCATCCGCGAGATTGACCTCTTCCCCGCGGACGCAATCTCCGACCTGCATGCCATCGCCTCCCGCATGGCCGCCGCGGGGTACGGCCGCGAGTGCGTCCAGGTGTACGCCTCCGTCCGCAAGCCGGCCGTCGACTCCGCCCTGCGCCGGCTCGGCGTCGAGAAGCTCAGCATCGGCGACGTCCAGCGGCTCGAGTGGGACGCTCTCGAGGCCAAGATCCGCCGCTGGATCCGCGCGGCCCGCGCCGCCGTCCGCGGCGTCTTCGCCAGCGAGCGCTGCctctgcctccacatcttcaacgaCCTCCCGCTGCGCACTTCCACCgctaccgccgccgccgccgcggctccCACCAACCACGACGCGCCCTTCGCTGAGGCCGTCAAGGGCGCGGCGCTGCAGCTCTTTGGCTTCGCTGAGGCCATCAGCATCGGGCGCCGCTCCCCGGAGAAGCTGTTCAAGATCATTGAcctccacgacgcgctctccgaTATGTTGCCTGATATCTCCGACATCTTCGCCGACTCCAAGGCCGCGGAGTCGATATACGTGCAGGCCGCCGAGATCAAGTCGCGGTTGGTCGACGCCGTTCGTGGAATACTCTCGGAGTTTGAGAACGCCGTGCTCCGCGACCCGTCCAAGACTCCAGTGCCCGGCGGCACCATCCACCCGCTCACTCGCTATGTTATGAATTACAGCACCCTCATTTCGGACTACAAGGCCACCCTCTCCGAGCTTATCATCTCGCGGCCATCAGCTAGCCCCCAAACTGCTGCTGAGGAAAATGAGGCTACACCGGCCTTCCCTGATCTCGACCCGCCCGATCCTGACAGCCAGTTGCCCCTTGCTACTCATCTTGTCTGGATTATTGTTGTTCTTGAACACAACCTTGAGAGCAAGGCGTCACTCTACAAGGATGCACCACTGTCTCATTTGTTCCTTATGAACAACGTGCACTATATTGTGCACAAAGTAAAGGATTCAGCTGAACTTAGGGGGCTAATTGGGGATGAGTATTTGAGGCGTCTCACAGGGAAATTCCGGCAGGCAGCTACAAGCTACCAGCGAACTGCATGGTTGAAGATCCTGAATTGTCTCAGAGATGAGGGTCTCCATGTTAGTGGTGGTTTTTCATCCGGGGTATCCAAATCGGCACTACGGGAGCGATTCAAGGCTTTCAATGCTGTATTTGAGGAGGCACACAGGGTCCAGTCTGCGTGGTATGTGCCAGACACACAACTGCGAGAAGAGCTTAGGATATCagttttggagaagctgctcccagCATATCGATCCTTCCTTGGAAGGTTCAGGCATCACATAGAGAACAGCAGGCACCCTGAGTTGTACATCAAGTACTCAGTTGATGATCTTGAGATAGCAATGGCAGATTTCTTTGAGGGATCTCCACCATCACTGCATAACAGGAGGAGATCTCATGGATGAAAGATGGCTTGAAAAATCTCAGTCTTCTTGTAATGTATTCTTTAATTCTTTGGGGACAGGCCAACAAATGCAGTTGGGTCTTTTGTTTTGTCCTCCTGAGACATATGGTTAGGCTGGTGCCAATGCAGGCTATAGTGAGGGCGATAGCGCCCAGCAGGAGGCGAGAGCGAGGCCGGAGGCGGGCGAGAGCGACCCGGCGGGCGCTACTGCCACCGCCCGGCGATAGGCAGGCGAGAGCGGGGCGACGCATTGGCGATGCGTCTTCGCGGGCGAGAGCGAGGGGCGACAGTGAGGTGGCGGCttctgattggtccacgtgtgctatagcctgaggctgtagcctgctgcagcctgtgcactggagcagcaggggcgagagtggaggcgagagctgacgtggcaggggcgagaGGGAGGCTGTGCATTGGACTCAGCCTTATAGTTGGTGATGATTTCTTCGACTAGAGGCAATCTGAAACGGGATCAGGATCCTGATAACGCTGTCAAAAGCCCCATTTCTTCTTCCACTGTAAGCGATCTTTTTTTTTTTTCATTTGTTACACTTGTTTATATTCTTGTGAGTAGCGTGTTTATATAGGAATGATCTTTTAGACATGTAACATATATATAAGTTGTAACTTCTGTATCTGTTTGACATTTAGCTGAGTGTTGTATCATCGTTTTGGTGGTTCACATGTATCTGAAGAATGCTGCTTGATTGATGAGGTGTAAAAAAAGTAATGTTAAGGCTATGCACATATGATGCAATGCCATTTCTTCTGGCCTTGAAATATATGTCTGGAGACTTTTTTTTTGCTTTATATGTCTTTGCAATCATAACAGTGAATAAGGGTGCAAGTGCAATGTAGCTTACTATACACCTATAATTGTCTATAATTGAAGTTACAGTCATATTTTCCATGGAAACATTCTACCTGACTGAAAAATATTACCTCTGTTCCAAATTATAAACGTTTAGACATTTCTAGATACATAATTTTTGTTATGTACGTACATATGGACTATATTTTGATATATATTAAAAAAATATCTAGAAAAACCATAATATCTAGCAATTTGGAACAAAGAGAGGAAGAACGATATTTGCCCATTTCTCTTCTATAATGAGAAAAAATATGGCATTTACTgttttgtatatatatatatatatatatatatatatatatatatatatatatatatatatatatatatatatatataaattttgGTGACTACTGCCGTGCCTTGGGTGCCACATGGCACACACAAATGTGTGTAGGATTCTAGTATTATGCAGCGAAATGGTAATTCTTAGAGCAACTAGTAGGTTGTAGTATGTCAATGGGCTTATTGAATTAGAGCTAGTATAAAATATTATGCTTTAAACCTGACAAATTGTTTACTTTCTCGG
This portion of the Zea mays cultivar B73 chromosome 2, Zm-B73-REFERENCE-NAM-5.0, whole genome shotgun sequence genome encodes:
- the LOC103647462 gene encoding exocyst complex component EXO70B1, producing the protein MEGFAAAELEAAERLVKRWDSTASAASSAGRGGDNQMLFDGAADRAEAERFLRAVDDLRRLAPPSPASVGSPRRASSAGGVCTAVEVAMTRLEDEFRHVLSARALDLEIEALAGLSSLSMASGRSNSDATEAAAGEEDDGSVSSSVGRRSSYRSLQSIREIDLFPADAISDLHAIASRMAAAGYGRECVQVYASVRKPAVDSALRRLGVEKLSIGDVQRLEWDALEAKIRRWIRAARAAVRGVFASERCLCLHIFNDLPLRTSTATAAAAAAPTNHDAPFAEAVKGAALQLFGFAEAISIGRRSPEKLFKIIDLHDALSDMLPDISDIFADSKAAESIYVQAAEIKSRLVDAVRGILSEFENAVLRDPSKTPVPGGTIHPLTRYVMNYSTLISDYKATLSELIISRPSASPQTAAEENEATPAFPDLDPPDPDSQLPLATHLVWIIVVLEHNLESKASLYKDAPLSHLFLMNNVHYIVHKVKDSAELRGLIGDEYLRRLTGKFRQAATSYQRTAWLKILNCLRDEGLHVSGGFSSGVSKSALRERFKAFNAVFEEAHRVQSAWYVPDTQLREELRISVLEKLLPAYRSFLGRFRHHIENSRHPELYIKYSVDDLEIAMADFFEGSPPSLHNRRRSHG